Proteins found in one Salvia splendens isolate huo1 chromosome 10, SspV2, whole genome shotgun sequence genomic segment:
- the LOC121750227 gene encoding titin homolog — MPRSSRHKTHKQSKHSSRDYSDSEEDVVKMKEKSSKDDSVRAHRDSASGEKRKVSSQVREGKDSKDLSSHGNGDALEEYVSTKRRKEKTDATIGGDRWNGGGDERGDGDRNVEKDNHKGENLKVDGKGKENSGKGESLRVDSKSKSKRYESGNAGERKDDSLASALVDREESKSKGESKRKSERDSSVRKEGLKDKDRRSDKDKNGGQESKSGDAEVKIVELDVGKKSVPGNFIEERQCKRARENTGRLLLDELRSPDLEKDTEKRIRRKREGSSEREKYYDDSKEGGERRSSSKGDRAKDAKFRDDKHKDEVYTDKYQEDGYKDDKRRDDKYREEADKDYKYQDDKYRDDGEKDARHRDERHREDNDRDNRRKDAKHREDGERDSRRKDEKNHEGSGRDGRRDDKYYEDGDRDHRRKDDHYHEDDDKDSRREDERYNEDGDRDERRRENIYRDDVDKDNRHKEEKYREDPERDTRHKDGKQEDGYDRDRRTRESKYRDERTSRDRSGDKSDHKRSRDDSSAMDHYARKSSAHDDSPIHDDRAVRYRDDQGRRRTNEKEDYSDMKSRGTKDQRSDADRKSTSSAKMDLATDRVRSTPRNADLELTSSHGRRRSSPPSNSHTPRDHQRNLKQDDSKYRDYSYEERIRPSAREYTSAVGGSEKTSSSRSVEKLGQRDDGPSGEISAERRLKSDIRSSPLHLVDKSPSSSGDRRQFSRPDVRRSNDIEESTQRSGGSRDWKEYTGKDVRGTRDAMDVLPVEEFLQGDTDNLSIASPFTRTGHFSSGSKAMPPPSLFRIGVDSPMGPGSGDDDGRGKSSIRHRRAGDPNMGNLGRMQGSPWRGVPSWPSPVANGFLPFPHAPPPVGFHSVMQPFPAPPMFGVRPSIELNHPGAYHMSEADRFSGPGRPMGWRNQVDDSCHPLHAWDASNAVFGDESHIYGRSDWDHSRNLSGTRGWDASGDFWKGPNRTGSMEVPPTEKENNSFRSGDDALGSRSTPTAINEQNQVDQQADSTDIRQQLRSSKKNETEGSLEDTGDVDKMSRKDDAHRIHVYLSKLDISADLSDPDLLEKCEHVIGNDKSVSSDVGDSKIFYIEDSEAAVVSHKHLNYVLLGSNDDSVFQKSMSLYKRQKEHYQAEDAEKTLSGPVRNSNQENMNEVDEKTEKLPPADDMQGVEDALPILDIEDDPKNGMDNDGGHAETNIPGGDISEKMDDPVSTSEHINLEVNSVLDPGPEEHDVGMPLAAEDVEGSSAPLPSPETKDLAAESGSNNEEVKLVDSTKSDPLLNSDMFSEASEAMMTGSVNLSRIHHSPESTH, encoded by the exons ATGCCCAGGAGTTCGAGGCACAAAACGCACAAACAGAGCAAACACAGCTCTAGGGACTATTCAGACTCCGAAGAGGATGTAGTGAAGATGAAAGAGAAGAGTAGTAAAGATGATTCTGTTCGGGCCCATCGGGATTCGGCATCTGGTGAAAAGAGAAAGGTTTCATCCCAGGTGCGGGAAGGCAAGGACAGTAAAGATCTGAGCAGTCACGGGAATGGCGATGCCTTGGAGGAGTACGTTTCAACCAAACGGCGGAAGGAGAAAACTGATGCCACTATTGGTGGAGATCGTTGGAATGGGGGTGGAGATGAGAGAGGGGATGGTGACAGGAATGTGGAGAAGGATAATCATAAAGGTGAGAACTTGAAAGTTGATGGCAAAGGGAAGGAAAACAGCGGTAAAGGTGAGAGCTTGAGAGTTGATTCAAAGAGTAAGAGTAAACGCTATGAGAGTGGAAATGCTGGTGAGAGAAAAGATGACAGTTTGGCATCTGCACTGGTGGACAGAGAGGAGAGTAAGAGCAAAGGGGAGTCAAAGCGGAAATCTGAGAGGGATTCTTCTGTGCGTAAAGAAGGGTTGAAGGACAAGGACCGCAGGTCGGACAAGGACAAAAATGGCGGTCAGGAGAGCAAGAGTGGTGATGCTGAGGTGAAAATAGTGGAATTGGATGTCGGGAAAAAGTCAGTGCCAGGTAATTTTATTGAGGAGAGACAGTGCAAACGTGCTCGAGAAAATACTG GGCGTTTGTTACTAGACGAGTTGCGCAGTCCTGACTTGGAGAAGGACACCGAGAAAAGAATACGTAGGAAAAGAGAAGGTTCTAGTGAAAGAGAGAAATATTATGACGATTCCAAAGAAGGTGGTGAGAGACGATCATCATCAAAAGGTGATCGTGCCAAGGATGCAAAATttagagacgacaagcacaagGACGAAGTTTATACCGATAAGTATCAGGAAGATGGATACAAGGATGACAAGCGAAGGGATGATAAGTACCGTGAAGAAGCTGATAAGGACTATAAATATCAGGATGATAAGTATCGAGATGATGGTGAGAAGGATGCTAGGCATAGAGATGAGAGACATCGCGAAGACAATGATAGGGACAATAGACGCAAGGATGCAAAGCATCGTGAGGATGGGGAACGAGACAGTAGGCGGAAGGATGAAAAGAATCATGAAGGCTCTGGTAGAGATGGCCGCCGAGATGATAAGTATTATGAGGATGGTGATAGAGACCACCGGCGTAAGGATGATCATTATCATGAAGATGATGATAAGGATAGTAGGCGTGAGGATGAGAGGTATAATGAAGATGGTGATAGAGATGAAAGGCGCCGGGAAAATATTTATAGGGATGATGTTGATAAAGATAATAGGCACAAGGAAGAAAAATATCGAGAAGACCCTGAAAGAGACACCCGCCATAAGGATGGCAAGCAAGAGGATGGATATGATAGAGATAGGAGAACTAGAGAGAGTAAGTATAGGGATGAACGGACATCAAGAGACCGCTCTGGTGATAAATCTGACCATAAGCGTTCTAGGGATGATAGCTCTGCTATGGATCATTATGCAAGAAAATCAAGTGCACATGATGATAGTCCAATACATGATGATCGAGCAGTCAGGTACCGAGATGATCAAGGCAGGAGAAGAACTAATGAAAAGGAGGACTACAGTGATATGAAATCTCGAGGCACAAAGGATCAAAGATCTGATGCTGATAGGAAGAGTACAAGCAGTGCAAAAATGGATTTGGCTACTGATAGAGTTAGGTCCACTCCCAGAAATGCTGATTTGGAACTTACTTCTAGCCATGGTAGACGGCGGAGTTCACCCCCTTCGAATTCTCATACACCTAGGGATCACCAAAG AAACCTGAAGCAAGATGACTCCAAGTATAGGGATTATAGTTATGAAGAGAGAATTAGACCTTCAGCACGAGAATATACTAGTGCTGTTGGAGGATCTGAGAAAACTTCTTCATCTCGGTCGGTTGAGAAGCTTGGTCAAAGAGATGATGGCCCTTCCGGAGAGATTTCTGCTGAAAGGCGTCTCAAGTCTGATATTCGTTCTTCACCCTTGCATCTAGTGGATAAATCTCCATCATCGAGTGGTGACAGGAGACAGTTCAGTAGGCCTGATGTTAGACGGAGTAATGATATTGAAGAATCAACACAGAGAAGTGGTGGTTCTCGAGATTGGAAGGAGTACACTGGTAAAGATGTAAGGGGAACTCGAGATGCCATGGATGTACTTCCCGTAGAGGAATTTTTACAAGGGGATACAGATAATTTATCTATTGCTTCGCCTTTCACAAGAACTGGCCATTTCTCCAGCGGTTCGAAGGCAATGCCGCCACCTTCCCTCTTCAGAATAGGTGTAGATAGCCCTATGGGGCCAGGCTCAGGTGATGATGATGGTAGAGGTAAGTCCAGCATCCGTCATAGGAGGGCTGGTGATCCCAACATGGGTAACCTGGGCAGAATGCAAGGAAGTCCTTGGAGAGGTGTTCCAAGCTGGCCTTCTCCTGTGGCAAATGGTTTCTTGCCATTCCCACATGCTCCGCCTCCTGTTGGATTTCATTCAGTTATGCAGCCATTTCCTGCTCCACCAATGTTTGGAGTCAGGCCTTCGATAGAGTTAAACCATCCTGGTGCTTACCACATGTCTGAAGCCGATAGGTTTTCTGGTCCTGGGCGTCCAATGGGATGGCGCAATCAGGTGGATGATTCCTGCCATCCATTACATGCTTGGGATGCTAGTAATGCTGTGTTTGGGGATGAGTCTCACATTTATGGAAGATCAGATTGGGATCATTCCAGGAACTTATCTGGTACTAGAGGATGGGATGCCAGTGGAGACTTTTGGAAGGGGCCGAATAGAACTGGAAGCATGGAGGTCCCACCTACTGAGAAAGAGAATAACTCCTTTCGAAGTGGAGATGACGCTTTGGGGAGTCGGTCTACTCCGACAGCTATAAATGAGCAAAATCAAGTTGATCAGCAGGCAGATAGCACAGATATTAGGCAGCAATTAAGGAGCTCCAAAAAGAATGAAACTGAGGGTAGTCTGGAGGATACTGGCGATGTTGATAAAATGTCGAGAAAGGATGATGCTCATCGAATTCATGTTTACCTTTCCAAACTTGATATTTCTGCAGATCTATCCGACCCTGATTTACTTGAAAAGTGCGAACACGTGATTGGTAATGACAAGAGTGTATCTTCTGATGTAGGTGATTctaaaattttttatattgag GATTCGGAAGCCGCGGTGGTATCTCACAAACATTTGAATTATGTACTATTGGGATCTAATGATGATTCCGTTTTCCAG AAATCTATGTCCCTGTACAAGAGGCAGAAAGAACATTATCAGGCTGAAGATGCCGAGAAGACTTTGAGTGGTCCTGTTCGAAATTCCAATCAGGAGAATATGAACGAGGTAGATGAGAAAACTGAGAAACTGCCTCCAGCTGATGACATGCAAGGTGTGGAGGATGCTCTTCCAATCCTTGATATTGAGGATGATCCCAAAAATGGTATGGACAATGATGGAGGCCATGCAGAAACCAACATACCTGGTGGCGATATAAGTGAAAAGATGGACGACCCTGTTTCCACCTCAGAGCATATCAACTTGGAGGTGAATTCAGTGCTTGATCCAGGGCCGGAGGAGCATGATGTGGGGATGCCTTTAGCTGCTGAAGATGTTGAAGGCTCGAGTGCTCCACTACCATCACCAGAAACGAAAGATTTGGCTGCAGAATCTGGTAGTAACAATGAGGAAGTTAAGTTGGTAGATTCTACTAAGTCTGATCCATTGCTTAATTCTGATATGTTCTCAGAGGCATCTGAGGCTATGATGACTGGGTCAGTCAATTTGAGTCGGATACATCATTCTCCTGAAAGTACACATTGA
- the LOC121750712 gene encoding uncharacterized protein LOC121750712 — MHLWPSMRLRDSFKENYLKKLEWNLHRMNIEKRQQKQHQRNQSDCTQQKLLETDNSDSEDSGCGGIGVICREILMILSCCYCCFCCGACVVDEESSRK, encoded by the exons ATGCATCTATGGCCGTCGATGCGGCTGAGGGACTCTTTCAAGGAGAATTACTTGAAGAAATTGGAATGGAATCTTCATCGGATGAACATCGAAAAGCGGCAGCAGAAGCAGCATCAGCGAAATCAGTCTGATTGCACTCAGCAGAAGCTTCTGGAAACCGACAATAGTGATTCGGAAGATTCGGGGTGTGGAGGAATTGGTGTGATATGCAGAGAAATTCTCATGATTCTCTCCTGCTGTTACTGTTGTTTCTGCTGTGGAG CCTgtgttgttgatgaagaaagcAGCAGAAAGTGA
- the LOC121752500 gene encoding caffeoylshikimate esterase-like yields the protein MAKFKHPIAEANETSPFGTLSPDEFYARHSVTHGSEFITSKTQNLKLFTQWWTPQQSPPLRAVVCVVHGFTGESSWFVQLTAVHLAKHGFAVCAIDHMGHGFSEGLIAHLPDLNAVVDDCIAFFDGFRERYAPDLPAFLYSESLGGAIALLISLRRDGTAPKRKFDGVVLNGAMCGISDKFKPPWPLEHFLSIAAFLVPTWSVVPTRGSIPNVSFKVEWKRKLALASPRRPTIRPRAATAQELMRVSRELQGKFGEVEIPFLIVHGGDDIVCDPACAEELYNRAASKDKTLRIYPGMWHQLVGEPDENVELVFGEIVDWLLTRSKPASG from the exons ATGGCGAAATTCAAGCACCCGATTGCAGAAGCCAACGAGACGAGCCCGTTCGGCACGCTCAGCCCCGACGAATTCTACGCCCGCCACTCAGTCACCCACGGTTCCGAGTTCATCACCAGCAAGACACAAAACCTCAAGCTCTTCACGCAGTGGTGGACGCCTCAGCAATCGCCGCCGCTCAGAGCCGTCGTCTGCGTCGTGCACGGCTTCACCGGCGAGTCCAGCTGGTTCGTCCAGCTCACCGCCGTCCACCTCGCCAAACACGGCTTCGCCGTCTGCGCCATCGACCACATGGGCCACGGCTTCTCCGAGGGCCTAATCGCGCACCTGCCGGACCTCAATGCCGTCGTCGACGACTGCATCGCCTTCTTCGACGGATTCCGCGAGAGGTACGCGCCGGATCTGCCGGCGTTCCTCTACTCGGAGTCGCTCGGCGGCGCGATTGCACTGCTCATCTCCCTCCGCCGCGACGGCACCGCGCCGAAGAGGAAGTTTGACGGCGTCGTGCTGAACGGAGCTATGTGCGGGATCAGCGACAAGTTCAAGCCGCCGTGGCCGCTGGAGCATTTCCTCTCAATCGCCGCGTTTCTGGTGCCGACCTGGTCCGTGGTGCCCACGCGCGGCTCCATTCCGAACGTCTCCTTCAAG GTGGAGTGGAAGCGGAAACTGGCGCTTGCAAGCCCTCGGCGGCCGACAATAAGGCCACGCGCTGCCACGGCGCAGGAGCTGATGAGAGTGAGCAGAGAGCTGCAAGGGAAGTTTGGTGAAGTGGAGATACCATTCCTTATCGTCCACGGCGGTGACGACATCGTCTGCGACCCGGCCTGCGCAGAGGAGCTCTACAACCGCGCGGCCAGCAAGGACAAAACCCTCCGAATATACCCCGGGATGTGGCACCAGCTGGTCGGCGAGCCAGACGAAAACGTTGAGCTCGTCTTCGGGGAGATTGTCGATTGGCTCCTCACCAGATCCAAACCGGCAAGCGGCTGA
- the LOC121750228 gene encoding NAD(P)H-quinone oxidoreductase subunit S, chloroplastic-like, which yields MAASFHLQTLHKSPFLQKPSPKRITTAKFNLYEILGGRGLCNGEQGLQQELKKNISPTPPPPPSPPPSSEAESPQVSEEGFEKELLGLTGGFPGGEKGLKKFIQDNPPPPKEEITSEFDPKKAKAKAKAKAPELPLLLPGMIAIVKSPRNPFHMYCGIVQRISDGKAGVLFEGGNWDKLVTFRLDELERRDKGPPMVNPRSAILELEEST from the coding sequence ATGGCTGCTTCATTCCATCTCCAAACCCTCCACAAATCCCCATTCCTCCAAAAACCATCTCCCAAACGAATCACCACCGCCAAATTCAACCTCTACGAAATCCTCGGCGGCCGCGGCCTCTGCAACGGCGAGCAAGGCCTCCAGCAAGAACTCAAAAAAAACATCTCACCCACCCCCCCTCCACCGCCATCTCCGCCGCCGTCGTCAGAGGCGGAATCCCCACAAGTATCGGAAGAGGGCTTCGAGAAGGAGCTCCTAGGGCTCACCGGCGGATTCCCCGGCGGCGAAAAGGGGCTGAAGAAATTCATCCAAGACAATCCGCCTCCGCCAAAGGAGGAAATCACCTCCGAATTCGATCCGAAGAAGGCGAAGGCGAAGGCGAAGGCGAAGGCGCCGGAGCTGCCGCTGCTACTGCCGGGGATGATTGCGATCGTGAAGAGCCCCAGGAATCCGTTTCATATGTATTGTGGGATTGTGCAGAGGATCAGCGATGGGAAGGCGGGGGTGTTGTTTGAAGGGGGGAATTGGGATAAGCTCGTCACCTTCCGCCTTGATGAGCTCGAGCGCAGAGATAAGGGCCCGCCTATGGTTAATCCCAGATCCGCCATTCTCGAGCTTGAAGAATCTACTTGA
- the LOC121752499 gene encoding uncharacterized protein LOC121752499, which yields MDRRGLTLIQGPIDESLYRSASSSQNIAVESTSYLSPTTATSSDSLNREFKLHIGRFFYENRLDFDAASSTSFKSMISLFSRRGIQCQAPTVEELKGWIFRDVMKEATSRVDEIKRSWAVTGCSILLDGWTYANDRTFVNVLVDSPKGTVYLSSSDITTCVGNMEAMQTFLAKVLAEVGLHNVVQIVSYSSSAFMMEAGRQLMERYRPIFWTVSASHCIELILENLATMDIIHETLEKAKIISSFVHNHPIALKYLQDQTNGSGLVDSSRISTMRPFLMLENIVIKKGALKKMFSFSHSQSSNLMSTVEGRKASELVADRSFWIGASTILKGAIPVVRVIEWMDKSGRVHMGYIYEIIDQAKETIKQGFKKKSEYMPFWDAIDDVWNKCLYSPLHSTGYYFNPNLFYTSDAYIDSEVVTGMSCFIVRSAADFRMQDQLVVQMELYRTGRGGMGAGVPEEQRSNLSPALWWSRYGGECPELQRRMIRLLSQTCDGAARYQLRRSLAETLLTKGGNEDEQKWARDMVFLGYNMHLQNFVIGSSVSDDANS from the exons ATGGATAGAAGAGGGCTTACTTTGATTCAGGGACCTATTGACGAGAGCCTATATAGGAGTGCATCATCGTCCCAGAACATCGCGGTGGAGTCAACATCTTACCTCTCTCCCACCACTGCCACCAGTTCTGATTCTCTGAACAGAGAATTCAAACTGCACATTGGCAGATTCTTTTATGAGAACAGGCTGGATTTTGATGCAGCCAGTTCAACAAGCTTTAAGAGCATGATCTCCCTTTTCTCTCGAAGAGGGATTCAGTGTCAAGCTCCTACTGTCGAGGAGTTAAAAGGGTGGATATTCAGGGATGTGATGAAGGAAGCGACCTCACGTGTGGATGAGATCAAAAGATCGTGGGCAGTCACTGGTTGTAGCATCTTGCTTGATGGATGGACGTATGCCAATGACCGAACCTTTGTGAATGTTTTGGTGGACTCCCCCAAAGGTACTGTCTATCTTTCCTCATCTGACATAACTACTTGTGTTGGAAATATGGAGGCTATGCAGACCTTCTTAGCGAAGGTTCTGGCGGAGGTTGGACTCCATAACGTTGTTCAAATAGTCTCATACTCGAGCTCGGCCTTCATGATGGAGGCTGGTAGGCAGCTCATGGAGAGATATCGGCCAATCTTTTGGACAGTGAGTGCTTCGCACTGCATTGAGCTTATTTTGGAGAATCTGGCGACGATGGATATCATCCACGAGACATTGGAGAAGGCAAAGATCATCTCAAGCTTCGTTCACAACCACCCGATTGCTCTGAAGTATCTGCAAGACCAGACAAATGGGAGTGGCCTGGTTGATTCTTCGAGGATAAGTACAATGAGGCCCTTCCTGATGCTCGAGAATATCGTGATAAAGAAGGGAGCTTTGAAGAAAATGTTCTCCTTCTCTCATTCTCAAAGCTCGAACTTGATGTCAACCGTGGAGGGAAGAAAAGCGAGTGAGCTGGTGGCGGATCGTTCGTTCTGGATAGGGGCCTCGACTATTCTGAAAGGCGCTATACCTGTCGTGCGCGTGATAGAATGGATGGACAAGAGTGGAAGGGTCCACATGGGGTATATATACGAGATCATTGATCAGGCGAAGGAGACCATCAAGCAGGGGTTCAAGAAGAAATCTGAATACATGCCATTTTGGGATGCAATCGACGATGTATGGAATAAGTGCCTCTACAGCCCTCTCCACTCCACGGGCTACTACTTTAACCCAAATCTTTTCTACACGAGCGACGCGTATATCGATTCTGAAGTTGTCACCGGCATGTCCTGCTTCATTGTTCGGTCGGCTGCTGATTTCCGTATGCAGGATCAGTTGGTTGTCCAGATGGAGCTGTATAGAACCGGCAGAGGTGGCATGGGTGCCGGAGTTCCTGAAGAACAAAGATCGAATCTTTCTCCGG CTCTTTGGTGGTCGAGATACGGCGGGGAATGCCCAGAGTTGCAGAGGCGGATGATTCGATTGCTGAGCCAGACGTGCGACGGTGCAGCCAGGTATCAGCTCAGGAGAAGCTTGGCAGAGACACTTTTGACCAAGGGAGGGAATGAAGATGAGCAAAAATGGGCAAGGGATATGGTTTTCCTTGGATACAATATGCATCTGCAGAATTTTGTAATTGGCAGCTCTGTTTCCGATGATGCCAATTCATAA
- the LOC121751810 gene encoding U-box domain-containing protein 35-like: MWLQNGKTGSSSSPGQKGSRNGLVAVAIDKDKASMHAMRWAAENLLSKGQTVILIHVLQKSSSNSAHNYALNGLNGSGNHIVLDKPTKDLFLTFHCLCTRKNIACFDVVLEDTDIAKAITEYTAHAAIEILILGASRHGFIRRLKTVDVPTSVSKASPEFCTVYVISKSKISSLRNATRQAPFASPLLPHLQQSQEQTSSSNPAVPLDSRATPRHPPSKVPDTILRRVAPEETDMMSKSPILSRGYNPYMFMDISESDTDISFISSERASTDSRFMDPLLGDGMDPGRSSRVSVSSESSFGSRPLSRFSDVNSMSEYSTGSMESDEVEAEMRRLKLELQKTMDMYSTACKEALTAKQKAVELHQWRMDEEKRLEDARMVEEATRTTTEAAHRVAELESQKRVEAERKMMTQDIGDNNGLIVTPLRYRKYSIEEIELATEYFHQSRKIGEGGYGPVYKCSLDHTSVAVKVLRPDAAQGRSQFQQEVEVLSCLRHPNMVLLLGACPEYGCLVYEYMANGSLEDRLLRKGNTRPLTWQLRYRIAAEIATGLHFLHQTKPEPLVHRDLKPGNILLDQNYVSKIGDVGLARLVPPSVADDVTQYRMTTTAGTFCYIDPEYQQTGMLGVKSDVYSLGVVLLQIITARPAMGLAHHIGNAIEKGALVEMLDPTVPDWPMEETMNYAKLAIQCAELRRKDRPDLGKVVVPELNKLRVLGEENMSSFLIGGSSASTPNHSFIFRSSNSAQDFKSDPNVRSTYSGIEGDDFASTSMPGNIREKPQ; encoded by the exons ATGTGGCTTCAAAATGGAAAGACGGGAAGTAGTAGTAGCCCCGGACAAAAAGGTAGTAGAAATGGGCTTGTCGCTGTGGCCATAGACAAGGATAAAGCAAGCATGCATGCCATGAGATGGGCTGCTGAGAATCTCCTCTCCAAAGGCCAAACCGTCATCCTCATCCACGTCctccaaaaatcctcctccAATTCAG CTCACAACTATGCCCTTAATGGCCTCAACGGCAGTGGAAACCATATAGTTCTTGACAAACCCACTAAAGACCTCTTCCTCACCTTCCATTGCTTATGCACTCGCAAAAAT ATAGCGTGTTTCGACGTGGTATTGGAGGATACGGACATCGCTAAGGCCATAACCGAGTACACTGCGCACGCTGCGATCGAGATTCTAATCCTCGGAGCTTCTCGCCACGGCTTCATTAG AAGACTAAAGACGGTAGATGTCCCCACAAGCGTCTCGAAAGCATCCCCGGAGTTCTGCACGGTCTACGTCATCTCCAAGTCGAAGATCTCGTCCCTCCGAAACGCTACCCGCCAGGCGCCCTTCGCCTCCCCACTCCTGCCACATCTGCAGCAGTCGCAGGAGCAGACCAGCAGCAGCAATCCTGCGGTACCTCTAGATTCACGTGCCACGCCCCGGCACCCTCCCAGCAAAG TTCCGGACACGATTCTGCGCAGGGTTGCTCCCGAGGAGACTGACATGATGAGCAA GTCGCCGATTTTGTCACGAGGTTACAATCCATACATGTTTATGGATATCTCGGAAAGTGATACGGACATATCTTTCATTAGTTCGGAGAGGGCGAGCACAGACAGCAGATTCATGGATCCTTTGCTCGGCGACGGCATGGATCCGGGCCGGAGCTCTAGAGTTTCGGTTAGCTCAGAGAGTAGCTTCGGATCACGTCCATTATCGAGATTTAGCGATGTGAATTCTATGAGCGAATATTCGACTGGGTCAATGGAAAGT GATGAGGTGGAGGCTGAAATGAGAAGGCTAAAGCTAGAGCTGCAAAAAACTATGGATATGTACAGCACAGCCTGCAAGGAGGCTCTAACAGCCAAGCAAAAG GCGGTGGAGCTACACCAGTGGAGAATGGATGAGGAGAAGAGACTTGAGGATGCGCGGATGGTGGAGGAGGCAACTCGAACGACGACGGAAGCAGCTCATAGGGTGGCGGAGCTTGAATCACAGAAACGAGTGGAGGCGGAGAGGAAGATGATGACGCAGGACATCGGCGACAACAATGGACTAATCGTGACGCCTCTAAGATACAGAAAGTACTCCATCGAGGAGATCGAGTTGGCCACTGAGTACTTCCACCAGTCACGGAAGATCGGTGAAGGCGGCTATGGCCCTGTCTACAAGTGCTCCCTTGACCACACATCGGTCGCAGTCAAAGTCCTGCGACCGGATGCTGCCCAAGGGAGATCACAGTTTCAGCAAGAG GTGGAAGTGTTGAGTTGCTTAAGACATCCCAACATGGTGCTACTACTCGGGGCCTGCCCCGAGTATGGCTGCCTAGTGTACGAGTACATGGCCAACGGAAGCCTAGAAGATCGCCTGCTCCGGAAGGGGAACACGCGGCCTCTGACATGGCAGCTCCGTTACAGGATCGCTGCGGAGATTGCAACGGGGCTGCATTTTCTCCACCAGACGAAGCCAGAGCCATTGGTCCACCGCGACCTCAAGCCTGGCAACATCTTGCTGGACCAGAACTACGTAAGCAAGATAGGCGACGTAGGACTGGCAAGACTGGTCCCACCATCGGTAGCGGATGATGTGACGCAGTACAGGATGACCACGACAGCAGGGACGTTCTGCTACATCGACCCAGAGTACCAGCAGACGGGCATGTTGGGCGTGAAATCCGATGTGTACTCGTTGGGAGTGGTATTGCTGCAGATCATCACGGCCAGGCCGGCTATGGGATTGGCACACCATATTGGGAATGCGATTGAGAAGGGAGCCTTGGTGGAGATGCTGGATCCGACGGTCCCGGATTGGCCGATGGAGGAGACTATGAACTATGCCAAGTTGGCAATACAATGCGCGGAGCTCAGGCGCAAGGACAGGCCGGATCTTGGCAAAGTCGTTGTGCCTGAGCTCAACAAGCTCAGAGTGCTTGGCGAAGAAAATATGAGCAGTTTTCTAATAGGTGGGAGTTCAGCTTCCACTCCTAACCACAGCTTCATTTTCCGTAGCTCAAATTCCGCGCAGGATTTCAAGAGCGATCCCAACGTGCGGTCCACGTATAGTGGCATAGAGGGGGATGACTTTGCTTCAACATCTATGCCGGGAAATATACGAG AGAAACCTCAATGA